The Phycisphaerae bacterium DNA window AGACTCGAAACCGTTTATTTTGATGCGATGCAGGATACGGTAGATTACGGCAAAAAAATCGCCAATTTCGAATATCCCGAATACTGGCTCAAGGATTTTGACGAATCGATGATTGCACTTATAAAGACCGATTCACAGGCAGCAGCCAAACGCATCGAAGAAGTAAAACCGAAAGTCGAAGCTGAACTTGCCGAGATATCAAACGGGCTTAAAAATGTTAAAGGCGTAACTGAATACGTTGACAACTGGAATCAAAAATTGTCCGGTATCGATTATTGGCAAAAACAGATTAAATCCAGAAAAGAAAGAAAAGTAAAAGAACAAGAGGCTCGCCAGGAAATGGCTAAAATCTGGGAATCTACGCCAAAGTCTGACTACACAAAACTTCTGGCCGCAGAAGATAACAGGCCAAAAGGCAAAGTTCTGCTTGAAATCACACCAGCAGAGTTCGAAAAACAGGGTTCATATTCATGGACCGGCACCGGCTGGGCTATGGGTCTTGTCAGGGCAGGCCAGAAAGAAGCATTCGCGATACAGTTCGACGGAACCTGCAACGCAACTGAAACTGCAAGCCTGAACGGCAAGCTAATAGTTCCTGAACACAAGGGCAAACTGAAAGTCGTAGTATTCGCGACACATCTGTATGAAGACAAAAACAATCCGCCGGCAAAAGGTAATCGTGTCAGCGTTGTTCAGTTCGACAGGAAATGGGTCTGGGTACAGGATTCGACAAATGATATGACCGGCTGCGAATGGATAACCTTTGACCTTGCCTGGAGCGATGCAGGCACTGTTAAAGCCGGCGATGTTGTGCCGATAAACTTTATAGTATACAATCATGAGACAACTTCGAACCTTAAGACTACAGTACTGTTCGGACCTGTTCTCGTTATTGAAGAAACTAAATAACCGGAGAATGTATATGAATACAACAGAAAGAAAATTACCGATAACACGGCCGTCAATGATGATGTTTCAGCCGTACAAGCAGAACATTAAGTGCTGCCTGATAGTTACTCTCGTGGTCATCGGGCTTATTATCGCTGTACAATTATTTTTATGGATTAAGTAGGAGTAGCTATGCACGGTTTGGCTGTACTTGATGTTGTCGTTATCATAGCATATTTTGCTTTGCTTGTGATAATCGGATTTTTTACTATGAAAAAAGTTACCAATCAGGGTGACTTTTATGTCGGCGGCAGAAAATTCGGAAAATTTCTTGTGATGATGCAGCAGTTCGGTGCAGGCACAAGCAATACGCATCCGATTCTCGTCGCAGGCGCTGTTTATACATTCGGCATGGCGGGTATCTGGTATAGCTGGCTGTATATGCTTTTTATGCCCGTGCTGTTTTTGCTGCTGCCGATAATCAGAAGATTGAGAATTTACACAACTGCCGATTTCTTCGACCTGCGATACGGCAAAGGTCTGGCTCCATTTTTCGCCATTAGCTGCCTGGCAAGTGTATCGGTCGCGACCGGCACAATTCTTATCGGTATGGGACAGGTCGTCGAGGGAATCACCGGCGGCAAAATCCCGCTTAATGTAACGGTTTTAGCAACAGGCGTAGTCGGCCTGCTTTACGGTGCTATCGGCGGAATGATAGCAGCGGCATTTGCGGATTGCCTGCAGGGCATTCTAATCGTCGGATTGTCTTTCATGCTGATTCCTCCTATGTGGATAAAGGTCGGCGGAATGGCAGGTCTTCATGCTGCCCTGCCGGCTGGAATGTTCTCGCTGGCGATGCCCAGTTCAGCCGGAGCAGACCCGGCTAAAACTATCGGCCTGTTCGCTATTTTCATGCTTTTCATCAATGGTATGCTCGGCAACCTTGCCGAAGGCAGTGTACAGACTCTTCAGGCAGCAAAAGACGAAAGCACCCTTCAGTGGGGAAATATGTTCGGCGCAATACTGAAACGCCTCTGTACCGTAGGCTGGGCATTTGTCGGATTGTTTGCGCTGGTACTCTGGCCAAAACTTGACAATCCCGAATTATGTTTCGGAATGGCGGCAAGAGAATTTTTGCCGGTCGGCTTTTCAGGTTTAATGGTTGCCGCGATGTTTGCCGCAGGTATGAGCACTGTCTCGGCGATGCAGGTAATTGCCTCTGCGATTTTCACAAGAAATCTGTATTCAAAATATATTGTAAAAAATAAACCCGACAGTCACTATTTGCTTGTCGCTCGAATCGCAGGTTTGGCTCTTGTTATTGCCGGAACAATTACGGCTTATCAGTTTACAAGCGTTACAAAGTCCGTTGAATTCTGGTGGAAACTTACCGCAATGGTAGGCCCTGCCATGATGATTGGACTCTTTTTTTACAGGGGCAACAGCTGGGGCGCATGGGCTTCAATAATAGTGTCTTTCGGTATCTGGTATTATTTAGACCAATACTGGGGGCCTACTGACCTGAAATGGAAAACTGTATGGTATCAGTCCGCTGTTTATGTGCCGGCGTCCGTTATAGCCTATTTTGTAGTCAGCCTGCTTACAAAACCTGAAGATGAACGCAAACTTGCGAGATTCTATGCCCGTCTTAATACCCCTGTCGGAAAGGAACAAATTCTTGTTGATGCAGGTCTGGAATCAGAAGAAAGCAGAAAGCAGATAATTTAAGACATATTAATCTTTAATTAGTTACAAAATATTTTCAAAAAATTCCAAATTTGATTGACACTGCCGCGATAGAATGCTATATTAGAGTTGCTGAAGCGGTTCAACGGCTTGATTTGAGATGTTCGGAAATTAATAAACCGTCATATTAAAACTGACGATTGTCTAATGGAGAGAAGAAATTATGAAAAGAAGCAAAGGCTTTACACTCGTTGAGCTGTTAGTTGTGATTTCCATCATCGCAGTTCTTTTGGCGGTATTGATGCCTTCACTGAGAAAAGCCAGACTCTTGGCTCAAAGAATTGTCTGTATGAATAATACTCGGCAGCAATATCTGGCACAAAATACCTATACACTCAATAATGACGGTAAATTCGCAACTAATTTTGAATCTATTCCATGGAATGTCAAAGACAAAGGGATTGATACTTATGCACCACAATATATGAATTCAAGAGGCGAGAAGGCAGCCACAGCTTACGCCCAATACAAACCTTATATAAAGAATTCCAAGATATTCCTTTGTCCGGCAATTCAGGATTTCGCCATCGAATCCCCAAAAGACTGGGGAATGTGCAGAGATACCAAATGGTATTCCAACGCTTATACAAATGACAAAGGCGGCTGGGATGCCACAGTACCCGGTTCGACGACACAACCGTATTATCTCAGCATCCCATATAACTGGTATGCAAACCTCACACCCTGCGATGGCTACGGCAAACCTTATACCGACGTTACTTACTATGGCGGTGAAGTACCCTGGCCCAGAACTGCCGCTGAATGCTCTTCAACCAAAATAATGATAACGCATCCTTTTATGTGCGATAAAGGCACTCCATACTTTCGCGATATGGGACATGGCGGAAGCACTACAAAGTGGATAAGGATAACGGGAGGGCTTGGCAATGCTCCGATGGGAACTACTTCCGTCCAAAAAATAAAATCTCTCGACAATCCGGCGGCTTATGCTGACGGACACACCGATTATATAATGAGAAACGCTACGATAATCCGTGCAATTTATAATCAGAATAAAGTACAAATAGCCTGGTAAGGCGGTCGTTTAAAATATTTACCAGTCTTCCGTAATTACTGCTTAACCTCGTCTATCATCGCGATAATATTTTCGAGCGGGACATCGGCAAGCAATGTAATGCCGGGTTCGAAGATATATCCGCCGCTATAGCCCATTTCATTTTTTAACTGTTTGACAGTTCTGCGAACTTCATCCACAGTCCCGTTTGGCAACACTGTCTGGGTTGACATACCGCCGCAAAATGTGAGACTGGAGCCGAAACGTTTCTTAAGCTCGAACGGATTCATCGCCTCGGGCTGAATCGGATGCAGAATATCAAGGCCGATGTCAATCAAATCAGGAATTATTTCAATAACGTTGCCGCAGGAATGATGAAAAACGTCCCTGCCGGCCGATTTAGCAAAATCATAAATGCGTTTCAGGCACGGCCTGATTAACTGCCGCCACTGCTGCGGGCTTATGAGCATTCCCCGCTGGGTGCCGTAATCGTCACTGAGTGCGATTGCCTCGAAATCGAATTTATCAAATAAGATTTTCAGGGTTTCGAGGATATAATCTGTAAGCGATTCGAGAAGCTGCTGTACGAAAGTCTGATTAAGAGCGACATCGAGCAGAATATTTTCCATTCCCCGCATAAAAGTTGCGCGTTCCCATAAATCGCCCACCCAGATAACACGATAATTGCCCTGCTGAGAAATACACCACGAGCCAATATCCTCGAATCTTCGGGGCAAATGCGGGTCGGGAAATTTGTAACCTTCAAGGCTGTCCTTTGTCAGGCAATTGCCGATAGGAGAGCCCCTGTCGAGTTCATTGGTTGACCACGTTACGCCAAATTCATCGGCAATCGTCGGGCCGAATGTTTCAGGGTCTGCGTAAAGAGGCTTCTGATTTTTCAGGCTAATCATCCTGACAGGCAATTCGAGAAAATCATTGAGATTGACCGTATTGTAATGTTTTTCGAGAGCGGCCTTTACAGGAGGCGAAAACATAAAATTGTAGGGAATTCGTTCCTGGTGCCGGTGCTTCAAAACGGATTTTATCCACTGGCAATTTATCATAGTTATTTAGAGATTATTCCTGCCTCTCGCTTGCGGGAATACGGATATAAGTTATAGCGCAGTTGCCGAAGAATCCATGAAAGTCGGGCTTGTCGGCATCTGTTGTGTCGAAGAATCCGCCGTTCCATAATGCGAATAAATTTTCGCCTTTTTCATCGAGTTTGATTGAAAAACTTCCTGCCGGAATATAACCGTATTTGTTGTGATAGTAAGGGCTCAAAAAAGCAATGACTTTTTTAATTCCGGTTTTGGTATCGAACTGCACAATCGGCGTACCATCCTGCCAGGCGATTCCATGAGCGCCGGGGCAATAATAAAGGTATCTGCCTTTCGGGCTTCGTTCCATCGCGCAGGTATATCGAATCAGGCCCGGCCAGTTAATGCCCTTGGCTGTGATTTTTTCAGTGTCGGGGTCGAAAGTAAACATCTCGCCCTGCTTTGTAACGCCCCATATAAGGCCGTCAGTACCACGTTTGAGCGTGTTTGCGCGAATCATATCGACTTCGAGAGGTTTCTCCTTTTCGACAATCTGATTTTTGCCGGAGAAATGCGGCATCCTCGTTTCCATTTTGGTAAAGCGATTATTGCCTGGGTCGTATTTAACCATATGAGCATTGGTATCCGGGTCATATATATAGCTTGAATATACGTTGCCGGTTTCTTCATCAATCATCATCGCCCGCCACCACCAGGTTATATCTTTCGGCGGGAAACCTGCCCAGATAATACTTCGGGTTTTAATATCCCACGCTAAAAATTCACCAAAGAATCCGACGCCGTACATAATGCCGCGCTTCGTATCGATTCGGTGATACGGCCAGGAGATGCGTTTTGCGGGCACTCCATAATCTGTCATATCGCCTGTAAGAACGTTGAAACTTAAAATATGTCCGCCCTCATAACCTGTAGCATAATCCCCTTCGGCAGGTTCCGGATAAATCGTCCAATATGTACAAAGCCACAAATTCGGCCCATCGTAGAAATCGAGATAACCGTGAATTTTGGTGTCTTTCATCTGTCCTGCCGGTGTTCCGAGCATTTTATAAATTTCAGGCAGGCATTTTAAAATCTTTTTCGCCGGGTCGTATTCGACAACATAAAGATGACCATCGTAAGGGTCCGTATCGCCAACAGTAGAATAGAATTTACCTGTCGGCTGATAATACGCTGCCTGCGACCAGTTCGACCATTCACGAGAATAAGACAGACTCGGGTCAGAAGGTTTTTTCGACGGCTCACTGAAAAATCTCGGACTTGCCGGCACAAGGCCGAATTCGATTATCGGCGGTTCTTTGGCTACTACCGTTTGGTCATCCCAGTATTTTTTTACTGATTCCGGGATTTGCAGCATAGCCTTGTCCTGGTCAACTACTATTTTAGCTGAATACAGAAGCTTATATTTATCAAGATTATCTGCTTTATCCTTGCGCCATTGTTCGTAAGCGGTAAGAGAATTAGACTCGGGAACTTCAAGACCGGGCCTATCGGCCTTATAGACTATCGGATTAGATTGAGTATGCATTTTTTGAATATCTCCAGGGCAAGCGGATATTGTTATTAACAAAACAAAAACAGATGTTTTTAGTCTCATATCTATAAACCATCCCTTTAAACCTGCTATATCATACTCGATTAGACCCAAAAATCAATGAAAAATGGTAAAATTTATAAATTTTTGTTGAAAAATAGTAATATATAGTTATAATTAGTATATGCTGTTACACGACCAAAAACTAGAAAAAATACTCGAATTGCTCAAGGCTCAGCCCTACTGGACAACCAAAGACCTTGCCATAAAGCTCGGTACAAGCCGTTCGACCGCCCAGAAATGCCTCCAGGAGCTTCACAACGTGGGCCTGATAGAGCGTATCCATGGCGGCGCCCGTTATAAAAACGTCATCCTGAACACGCCTGTCAGCGTCGACAAAAGGCTCGGCGAGGATTTCCCTGCCAAACAGCGTATATGTGCCGAGGCTTTCAGGATTCTACCAAAAAACGGTTATGTATATCTCGACGCAGGCACAACAATACTGCCTTTGGCACAGAAAATCTCCGAAAACAATACCGATAAAAATCTGATTGTGGTTACAAATGATGTTTCTATCGCAGTGGCACTTGCAAAATATCAGGTTCAGCATATTCTGCTCGGCGGTCATATTCACCCTGTCACTCAAAGCATCAGCGGTACAGAAACGATGAATCAGTTATCGCGGTATCATTTTGACGCCTGTTTTATTTCCGCCGATTCAATCAGTCCGGAAGGGTGCGTTAATGCCGTCATCACCGAGGAAGCACATCTCAAATATTCAGCTATAACACGATCGAACAGCAAGATTCTGATGGCCGCTTCAAGCAAATTCTTCAGCAGTTCAGGCACAGCTATCGCCGAGCTTAAAGATTTTAATATATGGGTAACAGACAAAACAACGCCGGCTATGGCAAAATTATGTTCATCAACAGGAATTGATTTAATCAAGGCTTGATATATGGAATACAACGGCAGATATAACTTTTTCGACGCAAAGCAAATTAAGACCTATCCCCTTTCTACCCGCATTAATAAGGTAAAACTTGAAGACATGGTTTTGCCGAAGAATGTCGATAAGATGAAATTTGATGTCCCATGTGCAACCGCAAAGGATATCGACGAGATAGCAGAAAAGGTGGTTGAGTTCCGCAGCCAGTCAAAACCCGTGATTTTCTTTACTGGTGCTCATCTCATAAAGAATGGCATGGGACCTCTCGTAGCGGATCTTGTTCGCAGAGATATCCTGACACTGGTCGCAGGCAACGGCGCCACAGCCATACACGATTTTGAACTGGCATTTATCGGCCAGACAAGCGAATACGTGCCGATGGCACTTGAAAAAGGCCAGTTCGGAATGGCCTATGAATTTGCGTATATCAATACCGCTTTGTCGGTTGGTAATAAATATAAACTGGGGTATGGGGAATCGCTTGGACGTATGATTTGTGAAAAGGCATTTCGCGATGAAGTTTTGAACATTGCCGTGACAGCCGACTCGCCGAGGGAATTTAAATATCCTCAAATCAGCGTCCTTGCCGCCTGCTATGAAAAACAAATACCTTTTACGGTTCACGTGGGAATCGGTACGGATGTTATCGACCAGCACGAATCTTTTGATGGGCAGGCTAAAGGCGGCTGTAGCGGCAGAGACTTTTTGATTTACACCGGTCAGACCGCCAAACTCAGTCAGGGGGGATTCGTATTCAATATCGGCTCGGCAATCACCGGTCCGGAAGTGCTTTTAAAGGCCGCTTCAATGGCGGCTAATATCGGCAAATGTCCGACTGGTATTGTTACCGCCGATTTTGACCTTCGAGTTTACGAGCCTGCACAGGCAAGTGACGACGCGAGCCAGGGATATTATTTCCGCGACCAGAAAAGTGTTGTTACACGCATACCGGAAGCCTTTGAGGGAAAGGGCTTCTATGTGCAGGGGAACCAGAAACAGACATTTCCACTTTTATACAAAAGAATAGTCGAGAAACTCAACAAATGAACATCGAACGAGCACAACAGATTCTTTCATCAATAAATAACGTATCTATCGCGGTATATGGGGATTTTTGTCTCGATGCATACTGGATGATGGACCCTAAAGGCGGTGAAACAAGTGTCGAGACCGGCCTTAAAGCCAATACCGTCGCCAAACATTACTATACACTGGGCGGAGCATCTAATATTGTCGCTAATATCGCTGCATTGAAGCCGAAGTCGTGCCGAGTATTCGGTGTAATAGGAGAAGACATCTTCGGCAGAGAACTCGTAAGGCAGCTCGGACAACTGCATGTCGATACTGCCGGTCTGGTTGTTCAGAAGGAAAACTTCGATACAATCGTTTTCGGCAAACCATATATCAGCGGACAGGAAAAACCGCGAGTGGATTTCGGATTTTTTAACAGGCGAACGGCAGAAACCGACGACCTCATCATATCAAACCTTCGCAAGGCAATGAAAGATGCCGACGTCCTGATTTTCAATCAGCAGGTACCCGGCTCAATTAATAATGAAAGCTTTATCGCCGCGGCAAATGAGCTTTTCAACGAATTCAGAAATAAACTCATTTTTATCGACAGCAGGCATTACAGCAGCAGTTTCGCCAACGTATATCGAAAGACCAACGCGGTTGAGGCAGCACGGCTGTGCGGCGCAGAGGCGAGATACGGCGATATCGTAACAATTGAGAACACAAAAAAATACGCACGTGAACTTTACAATAAAACAAGTAAAGCCGTATTCATAACGCGAGGCAGCCGAGGCCTTGTCGTGGCGGAATCGTCCGGCGTTCACGAAATCCCCGGCATTCAGCTTCTCAGGAAAACTGATACAGTAGGCTGCGGGGATACCCTGCTTGCGACAGTTTCACTGTGTATGGCGGCAGGAGTCGGCCCGCTTGAATCGGCAACAATCGGAAATTTCGCAGCATCGGTAACGGCAACCAAACTTTTCCAGACAGGCACGGCGACAGCAGAAGAAATCCTCGAAATATCGCGTGATGTCGATTATATATATCAGCCTGAACTGGCAGACGACCGCAGAGGCGCCAAATTCGTACAAAATACAGATATAGAAATCTGCTACCCAACGGAGAAAATCACACTCGGAAAAATCAAGCACGCCGTATTCGATCACGACGGCACCATATCGACACTTCGCCAGGGATGGGAAGCGATTATGGAGCCGGTGATGATTAAGGCAATGCTTGGCGAAAGATATAAAACAGCCGACGAAACGACTTATCATCGCGCCCAGGTTCGTGTACGTGAATATATCGACAAATCCACGGGCATCGAAACAATCAAACAAATGCAGGCACTTGTGGAAATGGTTCAGGAGTTCGGACTTGTGCCGCAGGAATACATCCTCGACAAATGGGGATATAAGAAAATTTATAACGATGCCCTGATGCTGATGGTCAACGACAGGGTCGCAAGATTTCAGCGAGGCGAACTTAATATCAGTGACTTTACGGTGAAAGGTTCGCTCGAATTTCTGAAAATACTGAAAAACCGCGGCGTACGTTTGTATATGGCAAGCGGAACGGATTTGGATGACGTCGCCAAAGAGGCTAAAGTGCTCGGTTACGCGAATTTATTCGACGGCGGTATTTACGGCTCAGTCGGCGATTCTGCGGCGTTTTCCAAGAAAATGGTAATCGCAAAAATCATGAACGAACACAATCTGCACGGCTCTGAACTATTGGTTGTCGGTGATGGACCGGTCGAAATGCGCGAAAGCAGAAAACGCGACGGCCTGGCACTGGGAATCGCAAGCAATGAGGTTCAGCGTTTTGGAATCAATTTGGAAAAACGAACACGCCTTATTAAGGCAGGCGCTCATTTTATCATTCCTGATTTTTCACAGCTAAAAAATCTCGAAAATCTTATTTTCCCAAAATAATCCGCATATTTCAATCGCACTAATTCGGAGCTTGCGGAAACTGTGCTGTTCACGCCTGAGAAACAATTACGGCATTGTCTGCATCCATTGCTCGGCGAGAATCGTAAAGTCGGCAAAGTTAATATAAGAATCGCGATTGATATCAGCCCCGCCGCACCAATCAGGAGAAGAACACTGACCAAGCCAACTGCCGGTCATCATTTCAAGGTCGGTGAAATCAACGCTTTTGTCGCCGTTGAGGTCGGGATTATAAATGAGCATTTGTATCTGCTGAGAAGTTAAAATAGAATTATAAATTCTGACATCGTCAATTATTCCAAGCGTACAAGACCACGTATTGCTCTGAACATCGTAAGCAGCACCAAGGGAAGGTCTTTGCGGAGGCAGAAAATTGCCGAACGAGCCGTCCATCGGAAATTCGCCGATAAGGCTGCCGTCAAAATAAACTTTGTACCCAGAAGAAGTATCCATAGCGTCAACTGTAACAACAAAATGATGCCACATAGAAAAAACTGTATTTGCCGGAAGGTCAACAACGATAGAATCGCCTTCACTTAAAAACAATTTTAAACTCAACGCATTGCCGCTCGAAGGATAATAAGACGGATAGCACCATGCGCCAATATTGGCAAAGCCATTATACGATGGTGAAGGATTCGCTGAATCGAGTTTTATCCACATCGCCAAAGACGCGGCACCGTCGCTGAAATCGCCTTCGTAGTCATTAATCGAACACGAATACAACTGAATATACCCGCCTGTAAATTCAAGAGCGCCTGCTCCTGAAACAGCGTCAGTGGAAAAACTGCAATTGCCGACAATCGTACCATCATTGCCATACTCTGAAGAATCCTGCCCGATATTACCTGCGTTATCGAACCGCCACCAGCCTGTAAGCTCGGCATTGGCGGATACCACAAACAAAAGAACAGCTAATACAGCAACTGCTGTTTTCATAATTTTATCAGAAACTCGCATATATATTCCCTGTAGGACTGGTGTCATAAGAAATATGAACTACCCTGCCGTCGGACAAATTCACATCCCAGCTTGTAGAACTGATTGTCGTTACACTTTGCACAAGCGAACTGGTTCCAGCATGAAGAGGCACAAGCAAAGTAAGAAACTGAACGGTACCGTTGCCGGTTTTTTTGTGCTGAAGCGTAGTCGCTGTTGTATTCGATGCGCCAATTTTCCAGCCCATTATCTCTGGGCTGGTCTGGCCGACTGTTCTATAAATACTCAAACCAGAAGTTATAAGCGGAACAATTTCGAGGTTTGCCTGGCCTGAGTTTGTCGTATCGACCCAGTTTGTATTGCGAACGGTTGTGCTGGTAGTATTCAAATGCCAGCGGACATCGTAAGTATGACTCGAAGAATCCCTTGCGACCATAGTATCGCAGACGATAAAAATATCAGGTTTGAGGAAATAAACCCTGCGGTAATGCCTTGCAGGATAAACCCAGCCCGATTTAAAAGTGCTGTCGTCCCAGTAAGGATACGCATCAGATGTACCCTGCCCCTGCATACCATAGGCGTTTTCATAAATGCCGGAAGCAAAATCATGAGTCGAATCCGATTCCCACCGACAATCTGAAATCGGCTGATAAGGCATCTGTGACGGCTGAGGTGTTCCCCAGCTTCTCCGCTGAGGACGATTGTCAACCATAACAGTATTATGTGAGAAGGCATCCATCGCATATTCAGACCAGATATTATCTGTATAATCGACTCGCTCGGAATCGAAAAGAATCTTCCTGCCGTAAGCCCAGAGAACTACATTTAGCTTGTCCTGATGGGCGTGACCTTTTCCAATCGGCCCGACATCGAAACCGAGATAATTATCTGCCGTCCCCCAGCCCGAACGCATCGCAGCATAGCCGGCATAAGGAAGAAAAGCGGATGTATAACTCGGAGCAGAACCCTGACTGCCGTTTGTCGCAATCCATTTGAAATCGGGACGGGACGGATAGTACGCATAATACGAATTCATAAAACTTTTGACATCAAATTCGTAATTATCGTTATATGAAGGATCGTGTCCGTCAGGTGCCATT harbors:
- a CDS encoding DeoR/GlpR family DNA-binding transcription regulator, with protein sequence MLLHDQKLEKILELLKAQPYWTTKDLAIKLGTSRSTAQKCLQELHNVGLIERIHGGARYKNVILNTPVSVDKRLGEDFPAKQRICAEAFRILPKNGYVYLDAGTTILPLAQKISENNTDKNLIVVTNDVSIAVALAKYQVQHILLGGHIHPVTQSISGTETMNQLSRYHFDACFISADSISPEGCVNAVITEEAHLKYSAITRSNSKILMAASSKFFSSSGTAIAELKDFNIWVTDKTTPAMAKLCSSTGIDLIKA
- a CDS encoding LamG-like jellyroll fold domain-containing protein, with protein sequence MRVSDKIMKTAVAVLAVLLFVVSANAELTGWWRFDNAGNIGQDSSEYGNDGTIVGNCSFSTDAVSGAGALEFTGGYIQLYSCSINDYEGDFSDGAASLAMWIKLDSANPSPSYNGFANIGAWCYPSYYPSSGNALSLKLFLSEGDSIVVDLPANTVFSMWHHFVVTVDAMDTSSGYKVYFDGSLIGEFPMDGSFGNFLPPQRPSLGAAYDVQSNTWSCTLGIIDDVRIYNSILTSQQIQMLIYNPDLNGDKSVDFTDLEMMTGSWLGQCSSPDWCGGADINRDSYINFADFTILAEQWMQTMP
- a CDS encoding type II secretion system protein, which codes for MKRSKGFTLVELLVVISIIAVLLAVLMPSLRKARLLAQRIVCMNNTRQQYLAQNTYTLNNDGKFATNFESIPWNVKDKGIDTYAPQYMNSRGEKAATAYAQYKPYIKNSKIFLCPAIQDFAIESPKDWGMCRDTKWYSNAYTNDKGGWDATVPGSTTQPYYLSIPYNWYANLTPCDGYGKPYTDVTYYGGEVPWPRTAAECSSTKIMITHPFMCDKGTPYFRDMGHGGSTTKWIRITGGLGNAPMGTTSVQKIKSLDNPAAYADGHTDYIMRNATIIRAIYNQNKVQIAW
- a CDS encoding PfkB family carbohydrate kinase; the protein is MNIERAQQILSSINNVSIAVYGDFCLDAYWMMDPKGGETSVETGLKANTVAKHYYTLGGASNIVANIAALKPKSCRVFGVIGEDIFGRELVRQLGQLHVDTAGLVVQKENFDTIVFGKPYISGQEKPRVDFGFFNRRTAETDDLIISNLRKAMKDADVLIFNQQVPGSINNESFIAAANELFNEFRNKLIFIDSRHYSSSFANVYRKTNAVEAARLCGAEARYGDIVTIENTKKYARELYNKTSKAVFITRGSRGLVVAESSGVHEIPGIQLLRKTDTVGCGDTLLATVSLCMAAGVGPLESATIGNFAASVTATKLFQTGTATAEEILEISRDVDYIYQPELADDRRGAKFVQNTDIEICYPTEKITLGKIKHAVFDHDGTISTLRQGWEAIMEPVMIKAMLGERYKTADETTYHRAQVRVREYIDKSTGIETIKQMQALVEMVQEFGLVPQEYILDKWGYKKIYNDALMLMVNDRVARFQRGELNISDFTVKGSLEFLKILKNRGVRLYMASGTDLDDVAKEAKVLGYANLFDGGIYGSVGDSAAFSKKMVIAKIMNEHNLHGSELLVVGDGPVEMRESRKRDGLALGIASNEVQRFGINLEKRTRLIKAGAHFIIPDFSQLKNLENLIFPK
- a CDS encoding uroporphyrinogen decarboxylase family protein, which gives rise to MFSPPVKAALEKHYNTVNLNDFLELPVRMISLKNQKPLYADPETFGPTIADEFGVTWSTNELDRGSPIGNCLTKDSLEGYKFPDPHLPRRFEDIGSWCISQQGNYRVIWVGDLWERATFMRGMENILLDVALNQTFVQQLLESLTDYILETLKILFDKFDFEAIALSDDYGTQRGMLISPQQWRQLIRPCLKRIYDFAKSAGRDVFHHSCGNVIEIIPDLIDIGLDILHPIQPEAMNPFELKKRFGSSLTFCGGMSTQTVLPNGTVDEVRRTVKQLKNEMGYSGGYIFEPGITLLADVPLENIIAMIDEVKQ